In Tachysurus vachellii isolate PV-2020 chromosome 1, HZAU_Pvac_v1, whole genome shotgun sequence, a genomic segment contains:
- the xcr1b.2 gene encoding C-C chemokine receptor type 5, with protein sequence MISLNTTPLTFTEAMEMNYSDGLNDSYEYIEGDLIVQCHMEKYDRITGISYIVICCFSFLGNGMLLLGLACFEDLRRVTMRFLFFLALFDLLFTLTIPFWAVENMVEWIFGHIACKILTGAYFVGIYGSLILMTAMTIDCFFFIVVRSRWLTHSRRLNCAKAAFAGSWIISVSASLKDALSSEVKTVNSVQTCDTTASQHDHAGYYTQLIMLFVIPLVIIILSYGKILHTLLSSTGRTRYKTFIVVWLIIMAFVICWGPYHVVIILMPLLSDKDCEKGNQLHRSFVACRILAYSHCCINPLLFLIRGRPRRILSSLLFRKTRHRSLQPSDRSSDPSHFIQQHFSRAIPQNVTELKSI encoded by the coding sequence ATGATTTCTCTTAACACGACACCGCTGACCTTCACAGAAGCGATGGAAATGAACTACAGTGACGGTCTGAACGACTCGTACGAATATATAGAAGGTGACTTAATTGTACAGTGTCATATGGAGAAATATGATCGAATCACAGGAATAAGTTACATCGTCATCTGTTGCTTTAGCTTTCTCGGGAATGGCATGCTCCTCTTAGGTCTGGCCTGCTTCGAAGATCTCAGAAGGGTCACCATGcgttttttgttcttcttggcGCTCTTTGACCTGTTGTTCACGCTGACCATTCCCTTCTGGGCTGTTGAGAACATGGTGGAGTGGATCTTTGGGCATATTGCGTGTAAGATCCTGACCGGGGCGTATTTTGTTGGAATATACGGAAGCCTCATTCTAATGACGGCCATGACGATCGACTGCTTCTTTTTTATCGTTGTGCGCAGCCGGTGGTTAACTCATAGCAGACGGCTCAACTGTGCAAAAGCAGCTTTCGCAGGGTCGTGGATCATCAGTGTATCAGCCTCTCTGAAAGACGCCCTGTCCTCCGAGGTTAAGACGGTGAATTCTGTCCAAACCTGTGACACCACGGCTTCTCAACACGACCACGCAGGTTACTACACACAGCTTATCATGCTCTTCGTCATTCCGCTGGTGATCATCATCCTGTCCTACGGTAAAATCCTGCACACTCTCTTGTCGAGCACGGGCCGGACGAGGTACAAGACGTTCATTGTGGTTTGGCTCATCATCATGGCGTTTGTCATATGTTGGGGACCTTATCATGTGGTCATAATCCTGATGCCGCTTCTTTCTGATAAGGATTGCGAAAAAGGCAATCAGCTCCACCGATCCTTTGTCGCCTGTCGGATCCTTGCGTATTCTCACTGCTGCATCAATCCACTGTTGTTTCTGATCCGAGGAAGGCCCAGAAGAATCCTGTCCAGCTTACTGTTCCGCAAGACGCGACACAGGAGCCTTCAACCCTCAGACAGATCTTCTGACCCCAGCCACTTCATCCAACAGCACTTCAGCAGGGCGATTCCACAAAATGTAACAGAGCTCAAATCAATTTAG